The genomic stretch cgagaatagcgcCTATTGAAGTTGTTCCGAAGACTTcattttaaaggagcactctagaggcacacaactttgtttctgttttttggtcagtatggaatgttaggcgggcaaaaacagttttcccacaattagtgcaactgtagcgaaattgggacgcctgcagtAGCCTTCCGAGTCTCCCATGCGCGAAGCACCCTCCTTTGCCTTCACGATAGAACCTTAACAACCTTACTTATATATTGTTTTTGTTCAGCACTGTATTTTTTCTCGGTTTGTAAACCCAGTGTGATTTTATGTGCTTGCAACATGCAGCAACATCCCCAACACGACGTAAAGATGTGCCCATATGCAGCAGATCACATAGTGCATGCCTTCGAGTTTGCTCACCATGTATTTACTTGCCCCAAGAGGAACACCGTAGAAAAATATCTCATTGGTGAGCCATAGCATAGCCAAGAGGAGTCACAATCTGAGTGACTCATGATGTGCTCATGTTACGATAGAAACACAACTGACGGGCGCTTCACCATCAAAGAATGAGGATATGGAATTTGACGAGGACTGGGATGCAGGTGATGTCTCTTATTCGTATTTAAATAATTGAacatctgtatgcaataaggggataactCGATTTATCCcctttgtacttttttttttttctgcggtgacatctacataccagtatgtaccggACAATCGGATGAGGCCCATCTTCTCGGTTGGGAGCTTTCGACTTaaccccttattgcatacagaggttcaattattcgGCATGTTAAAGGCATGGCCCCCCCATcttggtacaggttgggacaaaagtttacggaacacacgaGCAGCATACTTTTTCTTGggtgcgacaccctagtggccgccggaagcgggtgagttcactgtttcggaggggtggaagggtgcgctgttagcgacgcACAGTGGTAGCTTCCTCTTCCCTGGCACACTCAAACAACACCGTAACTACCActtccatccctccgaaacagtgaacgcACCCGTGGccactagggtgtcgcaccTAAGAAAAAGTATGTTGCtcgcgtgttctgtaaacttttgtcccaacctgtacgccCATGGTCCCAACATAACAGAGTAGTAGACTTTTTatttctatacagggtgtttatacTCACCTATTACAAAATGGCATGGAAGCAGCATAGATGCTTTGCTGGGTTATACGTAGGGGTTCCAGGCTTTCAGAGTTATTTTAGTGCCATATTCAGAATAGTATTTTTCAGAATTTGATGATTTCCCAGTTTTTGGTCAATTATGTTTTACAGCAGAGTTAGTATCCGAAATTTGGAGAAAAAGTGACAACTGTGAAATAACGTACTCACAAAAATCTTGAGAAGCTTTGTTCTTGCTATTAAACCTCGAAAACGTGGTGGATCTTAGAAAGTCCGAATTGTTTTAAGTTCTTCTAGTCTTTTATATAttgatagatagatagacagatCCAAAAACCACAGAACCGTAGTTATAGACAGGCAAGGCAGACATTCGTTCAAAGTGACTGTAACTACCAGATCACTAATTACTGAAAATTTATTAACGTTTAGTCATCAGTCATTCATTTAGCCTCTAGGCTGTTGGGAAGATGTGAGATAGCGGAATTGTAGCCAACTATTACTTAAAGCGCCATTGAAATATCCattgccaaattttgctatgcacaTGAGCTGGTGTGGGGAGAACATCGCTTATTCCTTGGCTTGTACAAGCTACTCAAAAATAGTATTTAAGTTAAGTTAATGAGTTCCAGGCAAAAAAGTAAAGGAGTAGAATGCTAAACACTTGCAGAAGTGGCTCATTACTATCAAGTTACAATGTGTGGACGAACAGAGTGAAGATAGCCTTGTTTTCCCATGATATCCTCTGCAGACATCTCGCCTGACAACCTCACTCCACAGATACAAACTCAGGCCACACTTATTGTTTTAGTCAGCTGTTGATGTCACTCACTATGACCCCATAAAACACAAGTCCTCCCCACCGACTGTAACAGCATTCACCAACATGCCTTTCGTGCCAAGACATTCTCCCATGTATCCACTAAACGCCACAGAAGGAGCGCCTTTGGTGAAAGGGAGTAACCTAAGAAATGAGAACAAGTTACTGCATTTAAGTTATATGTAATTCTAAGTATTGATTTTAAAGGTATTTGTAAGATGACAAGTTTGAGTAAGTTGGCCATGTGCTATGGAGCTGATTAGAGTAGGCGCTGATCTGCTGGCTAGATAAACTGCCAGAGGTGAAGGTTGTGTTTTTTGTGCACTGCTCCTTGGTTTTtgttcatttgcatagcaaaattttgtGATATTAATTCTAATAGTAATATGGCTTTGATTAATGAGTCCGTTGGACAACTGGTCCAGTGGTTATTGCAGGGACATTGTCTGGAAGAGAGATGTTTATTTTAACTTTCATGCAAGAGATATGCAGTGGGTGGCATACGACAGTACACCCAGCAGATTAATGAATAATTCCCTTAGAAATGTGCAATGGTTGGACTACTTGACCTTCACGTAACATGTCCATGTGAGGTTCTTGAGAATGTTTCTTCCTCATTTGGTGTCCATTCTACAGATGGGTCAACTCAGGCATACAAGTTGCCAAGTGTTGCACCAATGTTTCGCAACGTTCAGGGAATGACCCCAGCTCAACGTAGGACCTATTATGCTTCACTTTTCCACAGGTACAGTTTCCAAATTGGCAAGGATGTGCATCATAAAAGAATTATTGTTTCAGTGAGGATATCACCCTTCCGGTACCTAGCCAGCCAGAAAGTGAGCAGAAGGTAGGTATTTCATTTCAAGGAATTTGAGGTCAGGTGATACAAATGAGTCAATCGAAGCATCGCTAGCAAATGAGCTTGTACGAAAAAATGGCTACCATTTTGGCTTTAGGTCCTGCAGGCACAGCCCGGCTCACTGCCCTCTGGTGAGAAACCATCTTTGATGTACTGTTGAATACAACTGAAATATGGCATTCGTCAAACCGGTGGAATTGAACCATATAACTTTCGATTGGCAGTCGATTGTGCTAACCACGTTACACTGGTATGTGCTCTCCGATGACTCACCAAGGGACCTCATTCAGCTAAAACACTTGTTCTCTTCACATTCTTTCCTACATTTCTTctcaaaacaactttatttgatgatgattggggagtttcatcttctcttacacacacacacacacacatgtacatACAATACAAGTTCAAGGCAGTGGCATAAACAGACCCAAGTACATGAGCGGTTGTTTGAGTGTTTCTTTAAATACTATGGAAAATTTCGAAAGCTCTAGACTTGAtgtttttcaaagtattcaccgtGTGCATGTAGACACCGCTGCTATCGCTGTGGCAACGCTTAGATGCCTTTGGGGTAGAAATAAGCGGGCTGCTGTGGTAGCCgctgcaggacatctttctggagggcttcatctgtgtggaacgtctttcctccaaggtgCTTTTTAAGGGACCCAAGCAAATCTTAACCActtggggctaaatctgggTTGTAAGGGGGATAGGGCAAGACCACTCTGTGTATTTCAGCAAGGGCTGCCACTGTCAAATTTGTCGTGCATTGTTATGAAGAATTACCCTTCCGGACAACATCCCAGGCCTTTTTTTTGCAAATTGTGTTTTGCACGAcaccctttatcaacgtggagAAGTACTTGGCATTAATCGTGACTATTTGCTCCAAGAAGTTGAGATGGATGATACGCTGCGTGCCCCAGCAGACAGTTCCCATGAACTTCTCAGCAGACTGCTGCATTTTGCTCTTGTTTCGTGGCGGGGAAGCCTTATGTCTCCATTCCATGCCGCTTCCTTTTGTCTCTAGACGGCTCCTTTAAGTGTGTTTGTGCAACTTTTGATCAGTTCTGACATCATGCAGGAGTGTATATGTGAACTCTAAATTGATTAAGTGTCCAGAGAACTTTGAGTGACTCCTTCTGGCCAGAGTGACGTCACTGAGAAAATATTTCTGCCGAGTCACCTTGCGAACCACAGGGTGGCATCGAGTGTCATAGACGAAATTGTAccgggcgaacgcaatgcattctgaaCCGGTCATGGTCACACGTCGCAGCAAACATCACCACACACGTAACCTTAAAGATGACCTTGCCCGTCATTtgtggccaaaccgtttgtaaatgAAGTGTATGCTTTTTCTGTGCCTCGTTTTGGTCGTTTTTCCATTGCGGTAAAATGTGCAGTTTTGTACATGAGGGGtcgtactgttgaccacttccaaagatgtgattaCGACCCTGCGTTAAGGCACGCTGAGCCGGTGTGGTGGACTTAAACTAAGGAAAAATTGGATACCATGTCGTGGAAGAAGCACCTTACAACTTACAGCTTAAACAGAAGTTGGTAAAATGCGTTAATCTCTCGTCTTTATGCTAACGGGAATATGTCGGCAAGTGCTAAAGCGGCATGCAAACAAAGTTACATGACCTCAACATGACTTTGCACATGACCACAACAAGATGGCGGGTTTGTGTTGCCAACGGTTGGGTATCACTGAAAACTGTAGTGACGCTTGTGTTCGTTTATCTTTCCTTGTTCGTAAAGTATGCATAAAAGACATGTAATCTGATCCACCTGTAATGCATTAGCTGACTTATGATTATTGATATGATAGATGATTCGATAGGTTTCCAGTGACGACCCTCAGCCCATGTATATATTGTAAATAAAACGTAGCGTCGTCAGACAGTCTATGGAAAGAGAACGCCGTCTCTCCTTTGGCACACGTGCAGCGACGACAATTCCCCCGAAGTTCCTTACACATTACTTCTCAGAGGTCTATGCACTGTGTAGAAGTACAAAAAGCCTGACACACTGAACTTATACCAACTATCCCACCACCAAGATCTATTTAATAGACCTCAATCCGAGAAACGTCATTGagattggtagacagactgaaaccgaaacaaaatcggagggctgggttccatgaatgggtacttgttcgctgcctcctattgaaagaaaagtagaaccaAAGGTtggcgtccctttcagggaccattgtGATCCCCACAAGACCATGActtttgggcgcgaccttgttcacccctaGCTTCGACGGTAGTTCAACTGTACcaagttggtggcgctgtcaaacactatgacgtcatttgtttacagacaGAGAGATGTGTATTATTTAaatttattattataattataatATTAGCTGCTGCACGTCCTGCTGACCCGAGAAGGATTACACTTAGTCCTCCGCAAGCTTTATTTAATCACGTTTACTCTGATTTTTCTCAGCAAAAGACTGTTGTCAATCTTGAGCAACTGttgtatgtatatgtgtgtgtatgagaaAAAATGTACGGCCTTTGTACGTCGTCTGAGAATAGATGCCAGCGCAGTACCGTGGTTAGGACACTTACAACAATCAGTGGTTCTggcgacgactgccatatttcaattgttaaTGTTtttaggcaccttgaggcttgtgttgtgtttgtctgtgaGTATGTTTCAGCCGCAGAACACTTACTTACCATCATGCATTACAGGCAGAGGTGTCACTAGGGTGTGTGTTGCCCCATCCCCAACAATAATGGATTTGTTTCCATAACAAGCAATACACAATACATAAATATCATAGCccacgaaaaaagaaactgTTCTCATCGCGTCTCAGAGAAAGTGAGCAAGCGGCGTGTCACCCTTGTGGTTTCTCTATTGCACAGAtttctcaaagagcattgggAAGGACCAAGTGCCTGACGTGAAGGGGAAACTTCTAGCAATGGGAAGAGGTCGTAAAAAGGCTGACGCTTAGACTTTCTTAGCTTCATTTGTGCATTATCATAGATTGTATTCCAACACTTTAATGGGGAAGCCATAAATACTTGGCCTCACttccttcattttccttttCAGTGTAAAAGGTTATCCTTTCATGTTTGTGTTGTATAAGCTAACTACGTTGAGTATTTTTCTTGTAAGGACTACTGTCAAGGAACACATTTCACACCAGTTTGTTTTGGCAAAGGATGTCACAACATTATTGTGTTTTTTG from Ornithodoros turicata isolate Travis chromosome 4, ASM3712646v1, whole genome shotgun sequence encodes the following:
- the LOC135390553 gene encoding gametocyte-specific factor 1 homolog isoform X2 produces the protein MASFTCRTEPLVSCPFNPAHQVKSNRLSIHIAKCRKQHPQHDVKMCPYAADHIVHAFEFAHHVFTCPKRNTVEKYLIETQLTGASPSKNEDMEFDEDWDADGSTQAYKLPSVAPMFRNVQGMTPAQRRTYYASLFHSEDITLPVPSQPESEQKVLQAQPGSLPSARTAAVFSLSFSVSYFRATACLSW
- the LOC135390553 gene encoding gametocyte-specific factor 1 homolog isoform X3, which gives rise to MASFTCRTEPLVSCPFNPAHQVKSNRLSIHIAKCRKQHPQHDVKMCPYAADHIVHAFEFAHHVFTCPKRNTVEKYLIETQLTGASPSKNEDMEFDEDWDADGSTQAYKLPSVAPMFRNVQGMTPAQRRTYYASLFHSEDITLPVPSQPESEQKVLQAQPGSLPSESGRGSPPKAFYYKHNGSA
- the LOC135390553 gene encoding gametocyte-specific factor 1 homolog isoform X1; this translates as MASFTCRTEPLVSCPFNPAHQVKSNRLSIHIAKCRKQHPQHDVKMCPYAADHIVHAFEFAHHVFTCPKRNTVEKYLIETQLTGASPSKNEDMEFDEDWDADGSTQAYKLPSVAPMFRNVQGMTPAQRRTYYASLFHSEDITLPVPSQPESEQKVLQAQPGSLPSDFSKSIGKDQVPDVKGKLLAMGRGRKKADA